One part of the Sebastes fasciatus isolate fSebFas1 chromosome 8, fSebFas1.pri, whole genome shotgun sequence genome encodes these proteins:
- the adnpb gene encoding activity-dependent neuroprotector homeobox b isoform X1 yields the protein MCVNVRNPLQKDARCRPDPVTTGFGLFTSQETGAPEPEDPPDEVGRMFQLPVNNLGSLRKARKNVKRVLGDIGLEFCRDHLEDYKDYTPPEVYIKHTNWDDVCMWEPSHTKVQDYRSKPFCCTGCLFSSKYFSAYKSHFRNVHSEDFENNILLNCPYCTYNGNKKTLETHIKLFHMPNSTVRQGPGGMVVGAGGIMMKDGVLKRTGDSVEQAVYYCKKCTYRDPLYNVVRKHIYREHFQQVAQPYIVKPGDKTNAQNGATESHNTNTVNSNQIHCKKCLFVPRTYEALVQHVIEDHERIGYQVTAMIGHTSVIVPRPKPIIMIPPKTQGDKTIIGMGPKGAVMATTRSPGSQQLGRVIIASKTGFSAQSLLSGMKHDGVRLKAGATQSFSIGSQQVRVTLPGNAQVSVPQQSHAAKQLISGGSLRSPIVVSASSSLKSNPLGSRVQAAATTVASVTAKKGGSSVLGTSYTQKWKICTICNELFPENVYSSHFEKEHKAEKVPAVANYIMKIHNFTSKCLYCNRYLPSDTLLNHMLIHGLSCPHCRATFNDVEKMVAHMRLSHPDESVGPRTDSPLTFDLTLQQGNPKNVQLIVTTYNMRDAPEESVAFHAQNNNTSVTSALSASLISGKRLLPQHPPKTPSGAADGAPAKSAPQASVPYKRDVGKTLCPLCFSILKGPISDSLAHHLRERHQVIQTVHPVEKKLTYKCIHCLGVYTSNMTASTITLHLVHCRGVGKSQNGQDSRAAHSRVSQAPSSALKRTSFDSSDTSAPKRRRPPGERANPRDINGPSAFVENPDEPVVLALDPKEHENESYESRKAFLTQYFNQAPYPTRREVEKLAASLWLWKSDISSHFGNKRRKCVQDCEAQNASVLLGFSMHELSKVSHELAFAQDGVYEGRHSKRRTSRTHIGVSEQALRKHRELAANGGVAPPRKGKTTGTVESTKATPSAPKPNSASRDQTKTINSTLPQKIPLDLSEPIAIDSDSDEEEQQKDNNKECEGEVHLHGNKLLTGAMERREPGTETKIVSDLDDMSDEDDDEDDEDDDDDDDDDDDEDEEAHAENGFGPTEGSGRPAAKGRDPLPIIIPKFVPSSARSRRDGAQLGQQQV from the exons GACTATAAAGACTACACTCCTCCAGAGGTGTACATAAAGCATACTAACTGGGACGATGTGTGCATGTGGGAACCATCACATACCAAAGTCCAG GACTACAGATCCAAGCCCTTctgctgcactggctgcctCTTTTCATCCAAGTACTTCTCTGCATACAAGAGCCATTTCCGCAACGTCCACAGCGAGGATTTTGAGAACAACATTCTGCTCAACTGCCCCTACTGCACTTACAATGGTAACAAGAAGACTCTGGAAACGCACATCAAACTGTTCCACATGCCTAACAGCACTGTGCGGCAGGGCCCCGGTGGAATGGTGGTGGGAGCTGGTGGGATCATGATGAAGGACGGGGTGCTTAAAAGGACCGGGGACAGTGTGGAACAGGCGGTGTACTACTGCAAGAAGTGCACCTACAGGGACCCTTTGTACAATGTTGTGCGAAAGCACATCTACAGGGAACACTTCCAGCAAGTGGCCCAGCCCTATATAGTGAAACCAGGAGACAAGACAAACGCTCAGAATGGTGCCACAGAGagtcacaacacaaacactgttaacaGTAACCAGATTCACTGCAAGAAGTGTCTGTTTGTTCCAAGGACCTATGAGGCACTTGTCCAACACGTCATTGAGGACCACGAGAGGATTGGCTACCAGGTGACTGCCATGATTGGGCACACCAGTGTGATCGTCCCCCGTCCCAAACCCATCATCATGATCCCCCCCAAAACCCAGGGAGACAAGACCATCATTGGGATGGGCCCTAAAGGTGCAGTGATGGCCACGACCAGGTCTCCTGGCTCCCAGCAGCTGGGTCGAGTTATCATCGCATCAAAGACGGGCTTCAGCGCTCAGAGTCTTCTCTCTGGGATGAAACATGATGGAGTGAGGTTAAAGGCCGGGGCCACCCAGTCTTTCTCTATTGGCAGCCAGCAGGTGAGGGTTACTCTGCCGGGGAACGCCCAGGTTTCTGTCCCCCAGCAGTCACATGCAGCAAAGCAGCTTATTTCTGGCGGCAGCCTGCGGAGTCCAATTGTGGTTAGTGCCTCTTCTTCACTCAAATCCAACCCTCTGGGTTCACGTGTCCAGGCGGCAGCTACTACTGTAGCCTCTGTCACGGCCAAGAAAGGTGGCTCCTCAGTCCTCGGCACATCCTACACCCAGAAGTGGAAAATCTGCACCATCTGCAACGAGCTCTTCCCAGAGAACGTGTACAGTTCTCATTTTGAGAAGGAGCACAAAGCGGAGAAGGTGCCCGCTGTCGCCAACTACATCATGAAGATCCACAACTTCACCAGCAAGTGTCTCTACTGCAACCGCTATCTCCCCAGTGACACGTTGTTGAACCACATGTTGATCCACGGCCTGTCGTGCCCACACTGCCGTGCAACCTTCAATGATGTTGAGAAGATGGTGGCCCACATGCGGCTGTCGCACCCCGATGAGAGCGTCGGCCCACGCACAGATtctcccttgacctttgacctcacttTGCAGCAGGGCAATCCCAAGAATGTTCAGTTGATTGTCACTACTTATAACATGAGAGACGCCCCTGAGGAGTCGGTGGCGTTTCATGCTCAGAACAACAACACCTCTGTGACATCTGCCTTGTCTGCCTCTCTAATATCAGGCAAGAGGCTATTGCCTCAGCACCCGCCCAAAACACCGTCAGGGGCTGCTGACGGTGCACCAGCCAAGAGTGCTCCACAGGCATCGGTGCCCTACAAGAGGGATGTGGGCAAGACCCTGTGTCCTCTTTGCTTCTCTATCCTCAAGGGCCCAATCTCAGACTCACTGGCCCACCACCTGAGAGAGCGGCACCAGGTTATCCAGACTGTCCACCCCGTAGAAAAAAAACTGACCTACAAGTGTATTCACTGCTTGGGGGTTTATACTAGTAACATGACTGCCTCCACCATCACTCTACACTTGGTGCACTGTCGAGGTGTAGGGAAATCCCAAAATGGGCAGGACAGCCGGGCAGCTCACTCTCGGGTGAGCCAGGCCCCGAGCAGCGCTCTAAAACGGACCAGCTTTGACAGCTCTGACACTAGTGCGCCAAAACGAAGGAGGCCCCCTGGGGAAAGGGCCAACCCACGGGACATCAACGGTCCATCTGCATTTGTAGAAAATCCTGATGAACCTGTAGTTCTGGCTCTTGACCCCAAAGAACACGAAAACGAGTCGTACGAATCTAGGAAGGCATTTCTAACGCAGTATTTTAATCAAGCGCCGTATCCCACACGCCGGGAGGTGGAGAAGCTGGCAGCCAGTCTATGGCTGTGGAAGTCGGACATCTCCAGCCACTTTGGCAACAAAAGAAGGAAATGCGTACAGGATTGCGAAGCCCAGAATGCCAGCGTGTTGCTCGGGTTCAGTATGCACGAGCTCAGCAAAGTGAGTCACGAGTTGGCGTTCGCCCAGGATGGCGTGTACGAGGGCAGACACAGCAAGAGGCGGACATCTAGGACACATATAGGGGTGTCGGAGCAGGCTCTCCGGAAACATAGAGAGCTAGCTGCTAATGGCGGTGTGGCTCCTCCACGGAAGGGAAAGACAACTGGGACTGTGGAATCTACTAAAGCAACGCCATCTGCCCCCAAACCCAACAGTGCCAGCAGAGACCAAACCAAGACAATCAACAGCACCTTACCACAGAAAATACCTCTGGACCTCTCGGAGCCCATCGCCATCGACTCTGACAGTGATGAGGAAGAGCAGCAAAAGGACAACAACAAGGAGTGCGAGGGAGAGGTACATCTCCATGGTAACAAACTCCTTACTGGAGCTATGGAGAGAAGGGAGCCGGGGACAGAGACCAAGATAGTTTCAGATCTAGACGACATGTCAGACGAAGATGacgatgaggatgatgaggacgacgacgacgacgatgatgatgatgacgatgaagaCGAAGAGGCACATGCAGAGAATGGCTTTGGGCCCACAGAGGGCTCAGGAAGACCGGCTGCTAAAGGAAGAGACCCTCTGCCCATCATTATTCCCAAGTTTGTACCATCATCTGCCAGAAGCAGGAGAGACGGGGCCCAGCTGGGCCAACAGCAGGTCTGA
- the adnpb gene encoding activity-dependent neuroprotector homeobox b isoform X2 translates to MFQLPVNNLGSLRKARKNVKRVLGDIGLEFCRDHLEDYKDYTPPEVYIKHTNWDDVCMWEPSHTKVQDYRSKPFCCTGCLFSSKYFSAYKSHFRNVHSEDFENNILLNCPYCTYNGNKKTLETHIKLFHMPNSTVRQGPGGMVVGAGGIMMKDGVLKRTGDSVEQAVYYCKKCTYRDPLYNVVRKHIYREHFQQVAQPYIVKPGDKTNAQNGATESHNTNTVNSNQIHCKKCLFVPRTYEALVQHVIEDHERIGYQVTAMIGHTSVIVPRPKPIIMIPPKTQGDKTIIGMGPKGAVMATTRSPGSQQLGRVIIASKTGFSAQSLLSGMKHDGVRLKAGATQSFSIGSQQVRVTLPGNAQVSVPQQSHAAKQLISGGSLRSPIVVSASSSLKSNPLGSRVQAAATTVASVTAKKGGSSVLGTSYTQKWKICTICNELFPENVYSSHFEKEHKAEKVPAVANYIMKIHNFTSKCLYCNRYLPSDTLLNHMLIHGLSCPHCRATFNDVEKMVAHMRLSHPDESVGPRTDSPLTFDLTLQQGNPKNVQLIVTTYNMRDAPEESVAFHAQNNNTSVTSALSASLISGKRLLPQHPPKTPSGAADGAPAKSAPQASVPYKRDVGKTLCPLCFSILKGPISDSLAHHLRERHQVIQTVHPVEKKLTYKCIHCLGVYTSNMTASTITLHLVHCRGVGKSQNGQDSRAAHSRVSQAPSSALKRTSFDSSDTSAPKRRRPPGERANPRDINGPSAFVENPDEPVVLALDPKEHENESYESRKAFLTQYFNQAPYPTRREVEKLAASLWLWKSDISSHFGNKRRKCVQDCEAQNASVLLGFSMHELSKVSHELAFAQDGVYEGRHSKRRTSRTHIGVSEQALRKHRELAANGGVAPPRKGKTTGTVESTKATPSAPKPNSASRDQTKTINSTLPQKIPLDLSEPIAIDSDSDEEEQQKDNNKECEGEVHLHGNKLLTGAMERREPGTETKIVSDLDDMSDEDDDEDDEDDDDDDDDDDDEDEEAHAENGFGPTEGSGRPAAKGRDPLPIIIPKFVPSSARSRRDGAQLGQQQV, encoded by the exons GACTATAAAGACTACACTCCTCCAGAGGTGTACATAAAGCATACTAACTGGGACGATGTGTGCATGTGGGAACCATCACATACCAAAGTCCAG GACTACAGATCCAAGCCCTTctgctgcactggctgcctCTTTTCATCCAAGTACTTCTCTGCATACAAGAGCCATTTCCGCAACGTCCACAGCGAGGATTTTGAGAACAACATTCTGCTCAACTGCCCCTACTGCACTTACAATGGTAACAAGAAGACTCTGGAAACGCACATCAAACTGTTCCACATGCCTAACAGCACTGTGCGGCAGGGCCCCGGTGGAATGGTGGTGGGAGCTGGTGGGATCATGATGAAGGACGGGGTGCTTAAAAGGACCGGGGACAGTGTGGAACAGGCGGTGTACTACTGCAAGAAGTGCACCTACAGGGACCCTTTGTACAATGTTGTGCGAAAGCACATCTACAGGGAACACTTCCAGCAAGTGGCCCAGCCCTATATAGTGAAACCAGGAGACAAGACAAACGCTCAGAATGGTGCCACAGAGagtcacaacacaaacactgttaacaGTAACCAGATTCACTGCAAGAAGTGTCTGTTTGTTCCAAGGACCTATGAGGCACTTGTCCAACACGTCATTGAGGACCACGAGAGGATTGGCTACCAGGTGACTGCCATGATTGGGCACACCAGTGTGATCGTCCCCCGTCCCAAACCCATCATCATGATCCCCCCCAAAACCCAGGGAGACAAGACCATCATTGGGATGGGCCCTAAAGGTGCAGTGATGGCCACGACCAGGTCTCCTGGCTCCCAGCAGCTGGGTCGAGTTATCATCGCATCAAAGACGGGCTTCAGCGCTCAGAGTCTTCTCTCTGGGATGAAACATGATGGAGTGAGGTTAAAGGCCGGGGCCACCCAGTCTTTCTCTATTGGCAGCCAGCAGGTGAGGGTTACTCTGCCGGGGAACGCCCAGGTTTCTGTCCCCCAGCAGTCACATGCAGCAAAGCAGCTTATTTCTGGCGGCAGCCTGCGGAGTCCAATTGTGGTTAGTGCCTCTTCTTCACTCAAATCCAACCCTCTGGGTTCACGTGTCCAGGCGGCAGCTACTACTGTAGCCTCTGTCACGGCCAAGAAAGGTGGCTCCTCAGTCCTCGGCACATCCTACACCCAGAAGTGGAAAATCTGCACCATCTGCAACGAGCTCTTCCCAGAGAACGTGTACAGTTCTCATTTTGAGAAGGAGCACAAAGCGGAGAAGGTGCCCGCTGTCGCCAACTACATCATGAAGATCCACAACTTCACCAGCAAGTGTCTCTACTGCAACCGCTATCTCCCCAGTGACACGTTGTTGAACCACATGTTGATCCACGGCCTGTCGTGCCCACACTGCCGTGCAACCTTCAATGATGTTGAGAAGATGGTGGCCCACATGCGGCTGTCGCACCCCGATGAGAGCGTCGGCCCACGCACAGATtctcccttgacctttgacctcacttTGCAGCAGGGCAATCCCAAGAATGTTCAGTTGATTGTCACTACTTATAACATGAGAGACGCCCCTGAGGAGTCGGTGGCGTTTCATGCTCAGAACAACAACACCTCTGTGACATCTGCCTTGTCTGCCTCTCTAATATCAGGCAAGAGGCTATTGCCTCAGCACCCGCCCAAAACACCGTCAGGGGCTGCTGACGGTGCACCAGCCAAGAGTGCTCCACAGGCATCGGTGCCCTACAAGAGGGATGTGGGCAAGACCCTGTGTCCTCTTTGCTTCTCTATCCTCAAGGGCCCAATCTCAGACTCACTGGCCCACCACCTGAGAGAGCGGCACCAGGTTATCCAGACTGTCCACCCCGTAGAAAAAAAACTGACCTACAAGTGTATTCACTGCTTGGGGGTTTATACTAGTAACATGACTGCCTCCACCATCACTCTACACTTGGTGCACTGTCGAGGTGTAGGGAAATCCCAAAATGGGCAGGACAGCCGGGCAGCTCACTCTCGGGTGAGCCAGGCCCCGAGCAGCGCTCTAAAACGGACCAGCTTTGACAGCTCTGACACTAGTGCGCCAAAACGAAGGAGGCCCCCTGGGGAAAGGGCCAACCCACGGGACATCAACGGTCCATCTGCATTTGTAGAAAATCCTGATGAACCTGTAGTTCTGGCTCTTGACCCCAAAGAACACGAAAACGAGTCGTACGAATCTAGGAAGGCATTTCTAACGCAGTATTTTAATCAAGCGCCGTATCCCACACGCCGGGAGGTGGAGAAGCTGGCAGCCAGTCTATGGCTGTGGAAGTCGGACATCTCCAGCCACTTTGGCAACAAAAGAAGGAAATGCGTACAGGATTGCGAAGCCCAGAATGCCAGCGTGTTGCTCGGGTTCAGTATGCACGAGCTCAGCAAAGTGAGTCACGAGTTGGCGTTCGCCCAGGATGGCGTGTACGAGGGCAGACACAGCAAGAGGCGGACATCTAGGACACATATAGGGGTGTCGGAGCAGGCTCTCCGGAAACATAGAGAGCTAGCTGCTAATGGCGGTGTGGCTCCTCCACGGAAGGGAAAGACAACTGGGACTGTGGAATCTACTAAAGCAACGCCATCTGCCCCCAAACCCAACAGTGCCAGCAGAGACCAAACCAAGACAATCAACAGCACCTTACCACAGAAAATACCTCTGGACCTCTCGGAGCCCATCGCCATCGACTCTGACAGTGATGAGGAAGAGCAGCAAAAGGACAACAACAAGGAGTGCGAGGGAGAGGTACATCTCCATGGTAACAAACTCCTTACTGGAGCTATGGAGAGAAGGGAGCCGGGGACAGAGACCAAGATAGTTTCAGATCTAGACGACATGTCAGACGAAGATGacgatgaggatgatgaggacgacgacgacgacgatgatgatgatgacgatgaagaCGAAGAGGCACATGCAGAGAATGGCTTTGGGCCCACAGAGGGCTCAGGAAGACCGGCTGCTAAAGGAAGAGACCCTCTGCCCATCATTATTCCCAAGTTTGTACCATCATCTGCCAGAAGCAGGAGAGACGGGGCCCAGCTGGGCCAACAGCAGGTCTGA